Below is a window of Candidatus Neomarinimicrobiota bacterium DNA.
AATCATTCGATCTGGTTAAACTGGAGATTCGCAGAAGCATACCGTCTGAATGAAGATTACGAAAATTCCGAGAAAATTGTAGAAAATGTATTGGGTATAAACCCGAACAACTTCATTTTGAGGTCGGTACTTGTTCAGGCATTATTCGACAGGGGTGAATACAAAAAAGCCAAAGCTGAGCTGAAAAAATTCAATGAGCTGATCAGAGACGCAGACGATGATATAACAATAATAGCTAAAATGAATAAAATTGCCGAGGCGTTAGAAGTTCTACTTTGATAATCGCAACCTATTCTTTGATAGTAATGCCGAAAACGTCCAATAAAGAGCGTCTTAGTGACAGATTATTGTCTTATACAACATCGAGCATCAATTGCTCCTCCCAAATATAATGATTGGAACTTTTTATTCTATTTAGTATATAATATATAGGTTTGTCCTTGTAATTGGTTATTTGATCAGGAGGTCAGGGATGAAAGGTATTCTAACGGTTTTATTTCTCATGCTATTGGTGCAGGCGTGTTATACGACAACGCGAAATCCTGAGAGCGGCGCATATTACGACGGTTACCATGAACAGTCGGCTCAGGAAGAAGAAACCGATCAGGGAGATTCGGAATACGCGAAAACCGAGCCCTTACAGACCGGGAACAATTATTATCAGTATGATCCGTATTATATGGACCGGTACAGTCTGAGGGATTACAACCAAGCCTGGTACTGGCGTTCGATGTACCGCCCGTATTACCATAGAAATGACTGGCGGTTCAGTTTTTATTTCGGCTACAACTCCTATAGTCCTTACTATTCTTTGTATGATCACCACTTTTATGATCCCTATTACTATCAGTGGCAGGATTATTATTACTGGAATGATTTTTACAATGTCTACGCCGGATACCCCGGCTCTTTCTATCAGCCTTATTCATATTATCCGAATACATACGTTTATGTTCAAAGCGGAAACCCGGGTTCTTCGAATTCCTATAGATCTTATGGCCGTTTAAGACAAACCTCATCGAGCAATACGGTAACAAGTCCCACTCCGTTGCCTTATTTGATTCCAGATATAGCAATCATCCCCACGACGGGGAGTAAGAGCAGCGAAACGCATGAGGCGAAAAAGAAGAAGGACAGAATATCGATTGAGTCTGGCTATAATAAAAAACGAGCAGGCAGCGTGAGAACAAGCCCCGATCCGTTGCCTTATTTGATTCCAAATATAGCTATCATTCCTACAAAGGGGAGTAAAGGCAGTGGAATAGTGAATGCGATAAAGAAGAAGTTAGGAATATCGATTGAGTCCGGCCATAATAAAAAACGATCAGGCAGCGGAAAATCAGAATCGGTAAGGAAAACGAACAAAAAAAGTTCAAAATCCACACACACCGTAAAGGCTTCCAGGTCTATGAAGAGGGTTCCAAAAAGCAGACCTCCGAAATCTTCAAGCGAAACTTCAAGCAAAAGAAATACAACAAAAAAAGACAGTTAATTCTCAAAGGCTTCTTCGGATAATTCTAAATAGGGCGTGGACGTGAAACTATTGAAGAGAGCGGGAATAACCGGGTTGATAGTCCTCAGCATCGCTATTCATTCTAATGCGCAGGATTTAAGCGATGCGCTGCGTCCGTTCAGAGGCGTCAGCGGATTGGGTGCGAGAGCATTAGCCCTGGGAGGAGCATACACAGCAGTCAGTAACGATTATACGGCGACCTTCTGGAATCCGGCAGGATTAACGCAGCTCAACAAGAGTTCTGTTTACAGTTCAATGGGGCATCTTATCCATGACGCCGATATATCGTATGACGGCAAACCCGCTTCAGTGATAGAAGGAAGCTATACCAATCTTAATGCGGTGGGCGCAGCAATAAAAGTACCTACCTCTCGCGGGAGTCTGGTGTGGGCATTCGGCTGGAACAAACTGCACAGCTTCGAAAATAGTTTGACCGCTCAAAATGTTGAGTCGGACTTGAATGTCGATCTGATAGAAGGCGGCGGGATCCATTCATGGACAGGCGCGATGGGTATTGAAATCACTCCGCGGATATCATTTGGAGCTTCGCTGAACTGGCTTAGGGGCAACGATAACTACGACCTGCGTATTGTTGAAAACGCCTTGAGCACTTCAGAAGTTTTTTCTCCTTCGTACAACGGTGTATCACTGATTTTCGGGGGGTTATTGAGGGGAGACATAGCCACGCTGGGAATTAGTGTAACGGCACCTACCGTCTATGACGTTGACGACGAGTGGAATGTATCGATAGACGACGCTGATTCATCATTTTCAGAAGCGGGAAATAACGAATACCGGGTTACACTGCCTTTTAAATTCAACGTGGGACTCTCTTCGAACGTCGGCAACCTGCTCTGGGCGGCAGACTTGCATATTGTAGATTTTAGTCAGATCAATTTTGAATCCGATATCGTCGCCAACGGAGAATCGATTGACGGTTCTATCAACAGGGATATAGCGGGCGAATTAACGACGAGTGTCGGCTATGGGGTAGGAGTGGAGTACCTTTTACCGTTTGCCGACGTGAAACTCCGTTTCGGCGTTTCGAATACGCCGAGCCCCTACAAAAACGACGACGGAGGGGATGACAGATTCGCCGTTTCGACCGGAATCGGTGTGTTGTTGGACAGGCAGGTAAAACTCGATATGACCTACGTGAGGACGAGCTGGGAGCGCTCCTTCAGCAGCAACTTTCTCACAAAAACCATAAACGAGGATGCGGTTGACGGCAGGCTTTTGTTTTCCGTATCTTACAGGTATTAAATATGACGATCCGTTATATTTTGATAGTACCCCAATCGCGCCTCTATTTTAACCAATACCCATTGCGAATATGGAAGTAGATGCCGCAGGTGATTATACGAAGACGCAAAAGATGATGTACCTCAAATAGATTTACCTCATTACTTATATATGACGGAACGGAAGGGTCAACATTTGTCGACCCTTCATTTTTTATGACGAACTCCGTGAGAAAGCGGGAAAATTCCCTTGACTACTCGACACTGTCTGATATATTGAAGGAAATGAAACTAAACCCCGATTCTTCTTATGTACAATGATATACGGGCTCCGGCGGTGTCAGGAACGTTTTATCCGTCGGATAAATCAGATCTGAAAGAGCTTGTCAGCGGATTTCTTCAAGTCGAAGATAAATTAAATGAGGACCAGAGATTAATCGCCCTCGTTAGCCCTCACGCGGGTCTCATTTATTCAGGGCATGTTGCGGGGCATGGTTACGGGTTACTTAAGAACAGCAAAATTAGAAAAGTAGTTATACTGGCTCCAAGTCATCATGAACATTTAATCGGAGGGACTATCTACGATGGGGACGCCTATTCAACTCCGCTTGGGGATATACCTGTTGACAGGGAATTATCCGCGGAGATGGCAAATAAATCCGAATTTCTCAGCCTCTCCTCCAAGGGACACGGACCCGAACATTCTCTCGAAGTGCAGCTCCCTTTTCTTCAATTGATTCTTGACGGCGGATTTGAGCTGGTTCCGGTTATTATCGGAAACGTTAATCCTGAAATGGCATCCGAAATTTCTTCCTCGATCACAGAAGTCATTTCTGAAGCCGATGAAGAGGTTTTGCTTATAGCCAGCACCGACCTCTCACATTTTCACAATCAGGAGCAGGCAAATTTGCTCGATAGGCAAACTGCGGATCACATTGAGAGGATGTCCATTGACGAATTATATGATGAGTGTGAAGCCGGAAATTGCGAGGCGTGCGGCATAAATCCTCTCGTGATTGTCATGAGGACTTCTCAGCAGCTGGGAGCTTCAAATTCAAAAGTTCTTAAATATGCGACTTCCGGCGACGTGAGTGGAGATTTTTCAAGCGTCGTAGGATATCTTTCGGCTGCGATCACAGGGTGATCTGATGATATCCGAAGAAGATAAGAGTGTCATGCTCAGCGCCGCCCGGGAGGTCGTGACGGCTGCAGCAAAAGGCGAGGAAGTAGCCCGTCTCGATTCGCTCAAGGGAATCAATTATCAGCCGATGGGTGTTTTCGTCACACTTCATAAAAAAGGCGAGCTGCGCGGCTGTATAGGTTATATAGAAGGCGTCAAGCCACTCGGGGACGCCATCATCGAGATGTCCGAGGCAGCGGCAACACGCGATCCGAGGTTTGCGCCGGTTACCGAAAATGAACTTGATGAGATCGATCTCGAAATTTCGCTGCTCTCTCCGCTCGAAAAAATCGACGATCCGGAACAGATTGAAATCGGGAAGCACGGATTGGTTATCAAAAGGGGATTCAACAAAGGTTTGTTGCTGCCGCAGGTGGCGACCGAGAACAACTGGGACAGAGATACCTTTCTCGAACATTCCTGTTTGAAAGCTAATTTGCCTTCAGACGCCTGGCAATCAGAGGATACGGAAATTTCAATTTTTTCAGCTGAAGTATTCAGTGAGAGCTCTATTGAGCATTTAGATGCCCCGTAAAGCGGCGGTTATCGGTGCGGGTCGGGTGGGGCGCTCAATGCTTACATCGTTAGTAAAATCCGGATATTATCCGGGCGCGGTTATCAGCGCTACCACCGATTCCGCTAAATCATTGGCTGACGCTATCGGATGCGAGATATACGGTGAGGATTATTCGCTTATTCCCGAAGATACGGATCTGATCGTCATATCGGTTCCTGATGATAAGCTCGAGACAGCGATTAAAAATCTGGACGGGCATTGGAAGTTCGCAACGGGAACTCTTGTCGTTCATACTTCCGGATTGCACGAATCTGATCTGATGAACCCGTTATCGGAAAAAGGAGCGAAAATCGTTTCTGTTCATCCGGCGGCGTCGTTCCCCGACGGAAAACCGCTCTCTTTCGAGGGAATGCGGTTCGGAATCGAGGGTAAAGATAGTGATGAAGGTGTAAAGCTGGTAAACGAGCTCGGGGGAATTCCATTCCGAATTGATTCAGGAAAGAAATCATTATATCATGCCGCATGCACACTCGCGAGCGGATATGTTAACGTCCTGTTGGATGTCTCCAAAGATATGATGTCGGATGCAGGGATTGAAAAACCCGATAATGTCGTGGTCACGCTGGCTGAAAGCGCCGTTAAGGGCTGGAACGATGCTGGTATATCGGCTCTGACGGGGTCGATCGTGCGGGGAGACGTCGACTCGGTGAAAAAGCATCTACAGGCTCTGAAGAGAAATGGTACCGACCATGATATTTATCGGATACTCGCCGTTAAAACGGTTGAAAAATGTGTGAAAGCGGGAATTATAGATTCCGAAATCTCACGGAAAATAGTTCGGATATTAGACGAACAGGTATCTGATGGTGACTTCTGAATAAACTTGAATTATTGTGAGGGAAGGACTACATTTCCACGACTTTTGTGAACTTTAACGCTATAAAAGGCGTTGAATAATCGCGATAATTATGTTTAAGGAGATTTAACAGAGTTGTATCCGATCCTGTTCAAGCTTGGACCGTTTCAAATCACAAGCTTCGGTTTTATGATGGCTGTCGGGTTTCTTATCAGCGCCTGGATATTGAGAAAAGAGTTGACCCGTATCAAAAAAGATCCGGAGTTGGCTTACGAGTTGGTAATGGCGGCAGCGATTGGAGGGGTGGTGGGCGCCAAGATCAATTTTCTCCTGCTCCATTTGGATGCCGTCTTTGCGAATCCATTCGGTATGATATTCTCCGGTGCCGGACTCGTCTGGTACGGCGGTCTGATAGGGGGTACCTCGGCAACCATGTTCTGGGCGCACAAGTTAGGGATATCGGTCGGTGTGACCGCCGGGATTATGGCTCCGCTTCTCGCTCTCGGACAGGGGATAGGAAGGATAGGATGTTTTTTAGTAGGCGACGACTGGGGAAAAGCTTCTTCCGTTCCCTGGGCAATGGCGTTTCCAAACGGGATCGATCCTGTGGATTATCCTGTGCACCCGACGCAATTATACGAGATGTCAGCCCTGTTCATTATCTTCTCCATCATTTGGTACAACCGGAATAAAATTCAAACTGCGTGGGCGCCGTTATGGTGGTACTTCATACTCTCAGGAGTGCAACGTTTTATCGTGGAATTTTACAGGGTAAATACCGTTCTGCTGGGAGGGCTGACATTAGCGCAGATTACCAGCATCATATTCATCTTTATAGGCGGTTACGGACTCTACAAGTTATACGGAAACCAGACTCCGGTAAGGGCTGGCGCGAAACAACGCACATGAAACAAAATTACCAATTCATTCGACAATATGTCCGGAGGAGAGCTCTCGTTCACGGTTACAGGTAGAATTTAAACGTTAAATACCTTAGATAATTGAGATCGGGAGTAGTTTTATTCCGGACTAAACGTTGAAAAAGAAATTATTCATTTACATATCAGCGAGCCTGTTGAGTTCGCAGCTGTATGCTCAGCCGGGCTGGATATTCGAGCGTGAAATAACTGTCGATTGCTGCCCGGAAGGGGGGCGATTGACAAAGTTTGACGTTTCTTTCTCGGGGGATATTTACGCAATCGATCAAAACGAAAACAGGCTTCTCAAGTTATCGAAGAACGGCAGGGTCGAAAAATGGATTGGCGGATTCGGCTGGCGAAAAGAACAGTTTGATACTCCCTCGGACATATGGGTCACCGGATTGGATATCTTCGTTTCAGATAAGAATAATCATAGAATACAACGCTTCGATATGGAATTGAATTATATCTCCACGCTTGAGGGCGATAACGAATCGGCAGATGTGGAATTCGAGTACCCGAGCAGCGTAGCTCAATCTCAAAGGGGAAACGTGTATGTTGCCGACCCGGTAAACGGAAAGGTAATCAAGTTTTCCGGCGATGGCCAATTTCTGCTGGAGTTCGGAGGCATAGGGTACGGTCGGGGAAGATTAATCGAGCCGGTCAGCATAGCTGTTAGTCTAAATGAAAAAGTGCTGATCGCAGACATCGGAAAGAATCAAATCTTGGAGTACGACGAATTCGGTAACTTTCTCGGTATCCTTGGCGAGGGGCTTCAATATGAACCTTCGATAGTAGCCGCAGCGGAAACAGGCGAGATATTGGTACTCGACGAGGAAAATATGACGCTCTATTCGATAGAAAAAGACGGAAGAGGATATTCGAAAATTGAATTGCCGGAGTACGAGATGGGATTTATGTCACCCATCGATTTAGCTGTCCGGGGGAACAAATTATACATCCTTGATTCGAACGAAAAAAGGATAATCACTTTTGTGCACAGATGAAGACTGATTTATACCGCATCTTATCAGTTCTTTTTATATTTATCCTCAACGGGCTGACCTCCTCGGCGCTCTTTTCCCAAACAACCGAGATCATCACCGATTATTCGCTCAGAGACAGAAGTTATAAGCTTTTAACCAAGCCGGATACCACTGAATATCGTCTTCCTCACAAATTCATAGAAGCAGGATCCGAACTGATCTTATCGGGAAAGGACAGCCTAAGACGAAATATTGATTATGAGCTCGACTATGATGCCGGAATAATCAAGATGAAATTGCGCACCACTGATAGACCTGTGCTTGAAATAACTTACAGGGTCAATCAACCTTTTGAGACTATAGTCGAAAGACACTGGGAGGGGTTTATGGAGATAGAAGAAGACTCATCGAACGCCGATACATCGGCAGTGTCGTCCGTCCCTGAAGCCGAAGCAGCCCGATTGAAAAGACCGGATAAGCTAAGAACGCGCGGTTCGCTTGTCAGAGGTTTCAGGATCGGCAGTAATGAAGGATTCTCTCTGAATTCAGGTCTAAGACTTCAGATCGACGGTGAGATCGCAAAGGGCATAAACCTTGTGGCGTCTATGACCGACCAGAATACTCCTATCCAGCCTGAAGGGAATACGCAGACACTCAGGGAAATTGACAAGGTCTTCGTAGGCCTTACAGGAGACAATTTCGATTTTAAGTTGGGAGACATAGGCGTAAACTTCGATAACTCAAATTTTCTTAATTACAGGAGAAAACTACAGGGAGGAGTAAGCAGTGCGAGAATAGGCAGCACTGAGTTGAGGATCACCGGTGCGGTGGCGAGGGGAAAGTTTCGAACTCTATCTATAAACGGAATTGAGAGCAATCAAGGACCGTACAAACTGACGGGGGAGAACGGGATCAGTGACGTGTTCATAATAGCCGGTTCGGAGAAAGTATATATCGACGGTCAGCAGATGATAAGAGGAGAGACTCGTGATTATGTTATCGATTACAGCAACGCGGAACTGACCTTTACCCCGTACCGATTAATCACGTCAGATTCCCGAATTCTGATCGACTATGAGTATTCAGACAGGAGTTATAACAGGAGTGTGATAGCATCCGAAGCGTCAACGGAGGTTTACGACGGGAACATTCTAATCGGAGGGAGGTACGTAAGAGAATCGGACGACCGGAATCATCCTATCGGAACGGACTTCAACGAAAAGGAAATATCCGCTCTTGCCAACTCCGGTGATGAAAGCGCCTTTATCGACGGGGGTACAAACATCGGCATCGGACAAGGAGCATACATAAAAATATTCAATCCTGAACTCGGAGATTCTGTTTATAGGTATGTGGGTCAGGATACCGACGGCAGCTTTAAAGGCAGTTGGTCCGTTATCTTCACGAGGGTAGGCGAAGGGAATGGCGATTACGATAACAGGATCGGCGATTCCCTGCTCGTATCGCCTGAAGGGAACTTTTACTTCAAATATAGAGGCGGCGGGATGGGATCGTTCGTGGCGAAAAAGCTGCTTCATACGCCGATAACACAATCAGCGTCAATCTTCCATGTGAAAATTAATCCGACCGGCAGATTGCAAATACAATCAGAACTCGGTATGAGTCGAAAGGATGGAAATAGTTTCTCCTCGATAGGGGATAACGACAATAACGGAAACGCATTCATAATCCGGGGAACGTATAACGGTTTTAAATCAGGCGATAGAGGAGTGAAGGTCGATGCGAAATTCAGAAGAATATCCGATAATTTTAACCGGATTGACAGAATCGACGAGATTGAATTCAACCGCAAATGGAACCTTCCCGACAGCCTGTCCGGAACGGAATCTATAGCAGAATCAGGAATCCATTATAAAGGAAAAAGCAGAGACGAAGTGTACGGCAGGTATGGAAGACTTGAGATCGAACGGAAGTGGAACACAAACAGGTTTGAAGCAGGAGGAAGAAAATCTGTGCCTGTTTTGGGCGATATTTTTATAAACCAGGAACTCCTATCTTCAGGCACACCGGATAAGAGCATTACCAGTAAATGGTTACGGAGAAAAGGCAGGCTTGAAAAACAGATAAATGCGTTTACTCCTTCAATAGGTTTCGAGTCTGAGGATAAAGAGGACACAGACAGCACTAAAACAGGATTTATGTACCTTGAATATTTTATCGGATTGAAGGCGGATAATTTCGGAGCCGTCAACACTTTTATCGAGTACAGGGAACGGAACGACGAACAATATGTGGACGCAATCCGTGAACCTCGTTCCAAAGCTATATCCAAAACCGTCGGTATCGAATTACGGTCAAGTAAATCATTGTCAACGACTATTCGAATCTCAAGAAGAACGCGGGATTTTAAAGGTATTTTCAGGAACGATCTTCGGGATACGAGATCAAACCTTGTGGCGCTCAGGTCAAACTATCGTTCGTTGGAAGGCGCGCTCAGGATAACAGTGGATTACCGCGCAGCGAGCGAGCTGACCGCCGGGCAGGAAAGGGTGTACCTTAGAGTTGAAGAAGGGAGAGGACAATTTCGTTTTGATGATGACACCAACGAATATGTCCCGGATGTTGCAGGTGACTTTATTCTGAGAACAAGGCAGACCGGGATATATGAGCCGGTCACCGATCTGCGCTCAAGCGTGCGTATTACAATCAAACCTAAACGAAAAGCGGGGAGGAGGCGAAGAAACCGTGAAAATATCGGATTCTGGCGGTCTATTACGGTACGCACACACCTCAGAATAGATGAAAAGTCCAAAGATCCGGACACGCGCTCATTATTGCTTTTGAATAACTCAAAACTGAGAAACAGTGCGACGACAATTCTCGGCAGCCTTTTGTTCGAGGAAGATGTTATTCTGTTAGAAAAGCGTAACGGCAGTTCTTTGAGGTTGAGATACAGATACTTCGAGGAATTAAATAATCAGTTTATCACCGGAAGTGAGGAGAGACTTACCCGCGAGGCTTCATTCCGATGGAGAAATACGTCATCAGAACAGACGAGGTTTGATTTTGAAGGAAGCCGTTCTTTGACGATAAAGAACTTCGATTCTCTGTTTAGAAGAGACAGGGAAGTAGTCTCAAGTGAATTCAGCTTCAACGTGTCGCATCTGCCCAACCGGAAAGTAGAAATCGGGTCGAAGTTCGGGCTCGGATGGGACCGGGATCGGAAACGGTCGGATGAGTTGAAGGCGACTCTCAGAGAGCTGGAGCTGAGGAACAATTATTTTCTCAAAGGGCGCGGGATGATCAGACTTCTCGTCGGCTGGGCAAACGTAGGCGTAACCCCAAAGGGTGTTCCGATCACATATGAAATGGCTAACGGATTTAAGGAGGGAAATAATTACAGATGGAGCGTGGGATTAGATTATCGACTCGGCAGTAATCTGAACGCTTCGCTGACGTACGAAGGACGAAACGAATCCGGGCGCCGGACGAGGCATATCGGCAGGGCAGAGGTGCGCGCATGGTTTTAAGGTTCATAATTCGAGCGCTCTTTGCGTCTATCATATTATCATCATACGGGTTCACCCAAACCGTCGAGTTGAACTACTCCGGAATAAATGCTCTGAATAATTCCGGTATCCAAAGCTACATTAAAACGATACCGTTCCAAAATGCAGAATCATTAGCAAAGAGCATATTAAAATATTACGTTGACGAGGGATACTATGCGGCAACTATTGAAACTCTCATCGTTCAAAGAACAGATGAGAGATTGAATATAGCTCTTGTCATCAATGAGGGTGAAAAGTTCGTTAGCGGCAGCTCGAGGATTCTCTCCTCCGGTATTCAAAACCTTCCAATATTGCAGGATCGTTCGGGAAAATCGATAGACCCGGAATCGGTACGCTTAGAAGCACGCGAAATTTTAAGCGAGCTGATAAATCTGGGTTATCCATTTGCAGAGGTGCGTGTGAGCCCAATAATTCACCTCCCTGACGCGCCGACCCTTATTGACATCAATTATGTAATCGATCCCGGTGAACAGGTGACGATAGACAGTGTTATTTTCGAAGGAATTAAATTAACCAAACCCAAATTCTTGCTTAACGAAATGCGGTTCAAGGGAAATTTGAAATACTCGTGGGACGGATTGAATCGGCGAATTTCGGCGCTTAACCGGCTGGGATACATATCGAACGCACGGCAAATAGGGATAAGGAGAGTGAATAACTCCACTAACGCTTTGATAGTGAGTTTAGAAGAATTAAACGCCAACACGGTAAGCGGAATAATCGGTTATGTCCCGGATAAGAGTGAGGCTGCGGGAGGGTTTTTCACGGGTCTGATTGATATAGGTTTCGGAAACATATTCGGAAGCGGCAGAGCGCTTAATACAAGTTGGGAGAAAGTGGACCGGCAGACTGAAGAATTTCATCTCCGTTACACAGAACCATATCCGTTCGGTCTTCCGTTGAAACCCGAGCTAGCTTATACACAGTTAATTCAGGACTCTTCATATATAAAACGAGATTTAGAAGGCAGATTGAAGATTCCCATACGGTTCAATTTAGCGGTTTTTGGAGATGCGACACGGGTAAGCGTCAATACACGTACCTTCGGAAGAGATCAGTATGGATTAGAAGATTACACATCGATTGTGTTCACAGGAGGATTTATATACGATGACCGTGATTTTCCCTTAAACCCCGTCGGCGGTTTGCTGTATGAGACGAACATCAGTCAGGCTCGGCGTAATGACCGGAATGCGAAAGCGATAAACGGAAAGCGAATCGGAATGAGGATCGAGTACTACAA
It encodes the following:
- a CDS encoding prolipoprotein diacylglyceryl transferase produces the protein MYPILFKLGPFQITSFGFMMAVGFLISAWILRKELTRIKKDPELAYELVMAAAIGGVVGAKINFLLLHLDAVFANPFGMIFSGAGLVWYGGLIGGTSATMFWAHKLGISVGVTAGIMAPLLALGQGIGRIGCFLVGDDWGKASSVPWAMAFPNGIDPVDYPVHPTQLYEMSALFIIFSIIWYNRNKIQTAWAPLWWYFILSGVQRFIVEFYRVNTVLLGGLTLAQITSIIFIFIGGYGLYKLYGNQTPVRAGAKQRT
- the amrB gene encoding AmmeMemoRadiSam system protein B, whose translation is MYNDIRAPAVSGTFYPSDKSDLKELVSGFLQVEDKLNEDQRLIALVSPHAGLIYSGHVAGHGYGLLKNSKIRKVVILAPSHHEHLIGGTIYDGDAYSTPLGDIPVDRELSAEMANKSEFLSLSSKGHGPEHSLEVQLPFLQLILDGGFELVPVIIGNVNPEMASEISSSITEVISEADEEVLLIASTDLSHFHNQEQANLLDRQTADHIERMSIDELYDECEAGNCEACGINPLVIVMRTSQQLGASNSKVLKYATSGDVSGDFSSVVGYLSAAITG
- a CDS encoding DUF2520 domain-containing protein, with product MPRKAAVIGAGRVGRSMLTSLVKSGYYPGAVISATTDSAKSLADAIGCEIYGEDYSLIPEDTDLIVISVPDDKLETAIKNLDGHWKFATGTLVVHTSGLHESDLMNPLSEKGAKIVSVHPAASFPDGKPLSFEGMRFGIEGKDSDEGVKLVNELGGIPFRIDSGKKSLYHAACTLASGYVNVLLDVSKDMMSDAGIEKPDNVVVTLAESAVKGWNDAGISALTGSIVRGDVDSVKKHLQALKRNGTDHDIYRILAVKTVEKCVKAGIIDSEISRKIVRILDEQVSDGDF
- the amrA gene encoding AmmeMemoRadiSam system protein A; its protein translation is MMISEEDKSVMLSAAREVVTAAAKGEEVARLDSLKGINYQPMGVFVTLHKKGELRGCIGYIEGVKPLGDAIIEMSEAAATRDPRFAPVTENELDEIDLEISLLSPLEKIDDPEQIEIGKHGLVIKRGFNKGLLLPQVATENNWDRDTFLEHSCLKANLPSDAWQSEDTEISIFSAEVFSESSIEHLDAP
- a CDS encoding NHL repeat-containing protein; translation: MKKKLFIYISASLLSSQLYAQPGWIFEREITVDCCPEGGRLTKFDVSFSGDIYAIDQNENRLLKLSKNGRVEKWIGGFGWRKEQFDTPSDIWVTGLDIFVSDKNNHRIQRFDMELNYISTLEGDNESADVEFEYPSSVAQSQRGNVYVADPVNGKVIKFSGDGQFLLEFGGIGYGRGRLIEPVSIAVSLNEKVLIADIGKNQILEYDEFGNFLGILGEGLQYEPSIVAAAETGEILVLDEENMTLYSIEKDGRGYSKIELPEYEMGFMSPIDLAVRGNKLYILDSNEKRIITFVHR
- a CDS encoding BamA/TamA family outer membrane protein, whose protein sequence is MVLRFIIRALFASIILSSYGFTQTVELNYSGINALNNSGIQSYIKTIPFQNAESLAKSILKYYVDEGYYAATIETLIVQRTDERLNIALVINEGEKFVSGSSRILSSGIQNLPILQDRSGKSIDPESVRLEAREILSELINLGYPFAEVRVSPIIHLPDAPTLIDINYVIDPGEQVTIDSVIFEGIKLTKPKFLLNEMRFKGNLKYSWDGLNRRISALNRLGYISNARQIGIRRVNNSTNALIVSLEELNANTVSGIIGYVPDKSEAAGGFFTGLIDIGFGNIFGSGRALNTSWEKVDRQTEEFHLRYTEPYPFGLPLKPELAYTQLIQDSSYIKRDLEGRLKIPIRFNLAVFGDATRVSVNTRTFGRDQYGLEDYTSIVFTGGFIYDDRDFPLNPVGGLLYETNISQARRNDRNAKAINGKRIGMRIEYYKRITSGTVAAFELNVLENKYDTGGVPFSELYRIGGATTLRGYREDQFRGSRVGWINLEYRLITGKLSRIFVFGDGAIINGRHSGGNITKYSYGGGIRLSTAIGQIGIDYGLGEDDSFANGKVHVRLVGSF